In Phaseolus vulgaris cultivar G19833 chromosome 10, P. vulgaris v2.0, whole genome shotgun sequence, a single genomic region encodes these proteins:
- the LOC137818123 gene encoding uncharacterized protein, with translation MASISQGLVFTSAMLFSTTLLYLAFSKHKSSPQFQIPSDSNKQILRSCIYSEEKKRERKKNKKRVKFAKNVTVKEVERDSKEENREEQGRQNRVSASECKRENPRNGEIPANRVALYNGILRDRGQRMACCH, from the exons ATGGCTTCCATTTCTCAAGGTCTCGTCTTCACCTCAGCCATGCTCTTCTCCACCACTCTCCTCTACCTTGCATTTTCCAAGCACAAATCTTCCCCACAATTTCAAATTCCCTCAGATTCCAACAAACAAATTCTACGCTCTTGCATATACTCAG aggagaagaaaagggaaaggaagaagaacaagaagagaGTGAAATTTGCTAAAAATGTGACGGTGAAGGAAGTGGAAAGAGATAGTAAggaagaaaacagagaagaacAGGGGAGGCAAAACAGAGTATCGGCAAGCGAATGCAAAAGAGAAAATCCGAGAAACGGTGAAATTCCAGCGAACAGAGTTGCTCTGTATAATGGGATTTTGAGGGATCGGGGACAGAGAATGGCGTGCTGTCACTGA
- the LOC137818122 gene encoding phospholipase D alpha 1 isoform X1: MAQILLHGTLHATIYEVDKLHAGGGGNFFTKLKQNIEETVGIGKGVTKLYATIDLEKARVGRTRIIENEHTNPKWEESFHIYCAHVASDIIFTVKDDNPIGATLIGRAYVPVSEVLDGHEIDRWVEILDTEKKPIQEGSKIHVKLQYFDVSKDRNWARGIRSPKYPGVPYTFFSQRQGCKVFLYQDAHVPDNFVPKIPLSGGKNYEAHRCWEDIFDAITNAKHLIYITGWSVYTEISLVRDSRRPKPGGDQTLGELLKKKASEGVKVLMLVWDDRTSVGLLKKDGLMATHDEETQQFFSGTDVHCVLCPRNPDDGGSIVQDLQISTMFTHHQKIVVVDSALPGGGGSEKRRIVSFVGGIDLCDGRYDTAFHSLFRTLDTAHHDDFHQPNFTGAAITKGGPREPWHDIHSRVEGPIAWDVLFNFEQRWRKQGGKDLLAPLRELEDVIIPPSPVTFPEDHETWNVQLFRSIDGGAAFGFPDTPEDAAKAGLISGKDNIIDRSIQDAYIHAIRRAKNFIYIENQYFLGSSFAWSNTDIKREDIGALHLIPKELSLKIVSKIEAGERFTVYVVVPMWPEGVPESASVQAILDWQRRTMEMMYKDIIQALRAKGSEEDPRNYLTFFCLGNREVKKSGEFEPSEKPDPDSDYQRAQEARRFMIYVHTKMMIVDDEYIIIGSANINQRSMDGSRDSEIAMGAYQPYHLATQQPARGQVHGFRLSLWYEHLGMLHDSFLKPESEECITKVNQVADKYWDLYSSESLERDLPGHLLRYPIGVASEGDVTQLPGFEFFPDTKARILGAKADYLPPILTT; encoded by the exons ATGGCGCAAATTCTGCTTCATGGGACTCTCCACGCCACCATCTACGAGGTTGACAAGCTCCACGCTGGTGGGGGCGGCAATTTCTTCACCAAG CTCAAGCAAAACATTGAGGAGACTGTAGGTATTGGAAAGGGAGTTACTAAACTCTATGCAACCATTGATCTGGAGAAGGCAAGAGTAGGAAGGACTAGAATTATAGAAAATGAACATACTAATCCCAAATGGGAGGAGTCTTTTCACATTTATTGTGCCCATGTGGCTTCAGATATTATATTCACTGTGAAAGATGATAATCCCATCGGGGCAACTTTAATTGGAAGAGCATATGTTCCTGTTTCTGAGGTCTTGGATGGCCACGAAATAGATAGGTGGGTTGAAATCTTGGACACAGAGAAAAAGCCAATACAAGAGGGTTCAAAGATCCATGTGAAGCTGCAATATTTTGATGTCTCAAAAGACCGCAACTGGGCTCGAGGAATTAGAAGTCCAAAATACCCTGGAGTTCCCTATACTTTCTTCTCACAGAGGCAAGGATGTAAGGTATTTCTGTACCAAGATGCTCATGTACCTGATAACTTTGTACCTAAAATACCTCTTTCTGGAGGCAAGAATTATGAGGCTCATAGGTGTTGGGAGGATATATTTGATGCGATCACTAATGCAAAACACTTGATATACATTACTGGTTGGTCTGTTTATACGGAAATTTCCTTGGTAAGGGATTCTAGGAGGCCAAAGCCTGGGGGAGACCAAACACTCGGTGAGCTTCTCAAGAAAAAGGCAAGTGAAGGTGTTAAGGTATTGATGCTTGTTTGGGATGATAGAACATCAGTTGGTTTGTTGAAAAAGGATGGATTGATGGCTACTCATGATGAAGAAACCCAGCAGTTCTTCAGTGGCACTGATGTGCACTGTGTTTTATGCCCTCGCAATCCTGATGATGGTGGGAGCATTGTTCAAGATTTACAAATTTCTACCATGTTTACTCATCACCAGAAGATTGTGGTGGTTGACAGTGCATTGCCTGGAGGTGGAGGATCTGAGAAGCGAAGAATTGTGAGTTTTGTTGGGGGTATCGACCTCTGTGATGGAAGATATGACACTGCCTTTCACTCACTTTTCAGAACCCTAGACACAGCACACCATGATGATTTTCATCAGCCTAACTTTACTGGTGCTGCAATCACAAAAGGTGGTCCCAGGGAACCATGGCATGATATCCACTCCCGGGTCGAAGGACCCATTGCGTGGGATGTTTTGTTCAACTTTGAGCAGAGATGGAGAAAGCAAGGTGGGAAGGATTTACTTGCTCCTCTGAGAGAGCTTGAAGATGTCATTATTCCCCCATCCCCAGTAACGTTTCCTGAAGATCATGAGACCTGGAATGTTCAGCTATTTAGATCTATTGATGGTGGTGCTGCTTTTGGGTTCCCAGATACTCCTGAAGATGCTGCCAAAGCCGGACTCATTAGTGGGAAAGATAACATCATTGATCGTAGCATTCAAGATGCTTATATTCACGCTATTCGTCGTGCTAAGAATTTCATCTATATCGAAAATCAGTATTTCCTTGGAAGCTCATTTGCCTGGAGCAATACCGATATTAAGCGTGAAGACATTGGTGCATTGCATCTAATCCCAAAGGAACTTTCCCTTAAGATTGTTAGTAAGATTGAAGCTGGGGAAAGGTTCACCGTGTATGTCGTAGTCCCTATGTGGCCAGAGGGTGTCCCAGAAAGTGCATCAGTTCAGGCAATATTGGACTGGCAAAGGAGAACAATGGAGATGATGTACAAGGACATTATTCAGGCACTCAGAGCTAAGGGAAGCGAGGAAGATCCCCGAAACTACTTGACATTCTTCTGCCTTGGAAATCGAGAGGTGAAGAAGTCAGGAGAATTTGAGCCCTCCGAAAAACCAGATCCTGATTCAGATTATCAGAGAGCTCAAGAAGCCAGGCGTTTCATGATTTATGTTCATACCAAGATGATGATTG TTGATGATGAATACATAATCATTGGATCTGCCAACATCAACCAGAGGTCAATGGATGGATCCAGAGACTCTGAGATTGCCATGGGTGCTTATCAGCCATATCATTTGGCTACCCAACAGCCGGCACGTGGCCAAGTCCACGGTTTCCGCTTGTCATTGTGGTATGAGCACCTTGGCATGCTTCATGACTCCTTCCTCAAGCCAGAAAGTGAAGAATGCATTACTAAGGTGAACCAGGTTGCTGACAAATATTGGGATCTGTATTCTAGTGAGTCACTTGAGCGTGACCTTCCCGGTCACCTTCTCCGCTACCCCATTGGGGTGGCCAGTGAAGGAGATGTCACTCAGCTGCCAGGATTTGAGTTCTTCCCTGACACCAAGGCTCGCATTCTTGGTGCCAAAGCTGACTACCTCCCCCCTATCCTCACTACCTAG
- the LOC137818122 gene encoding phospholipase D alpha 1 isoform X2 — protein MAQILLHGTLHATIYEVDKLHAGGGGNFFTKLKQNIEETVGIGKGVTKLYATIDLEKARVGRTRIIENEHTNPKWEESFHIYCAHVASDIIFTVKDDNPIGATLIGRAYVPVSEVLDGHEIDRWVEILDTEKKPIQEGSKIHVKLQYFDVSKDRNWARGIRSPKYPGVPYTFFSQRQGCKVFLYQDAHVPDNFVPKIPLSGGKNYEAHRCWEDIFDAITNAKHLIYITGWSVYTEISLVRDSRRPKPGGDQTLGELLKKKASEGVKVLMLVWDDRTSVGLLKKDGLMATHDEETQQFFSGTDVHCVLCPRNPDDGGSIVQDLQISTMFTHHQKIVVVDSALPGGGGSEKRRIVSFVGGIDLCDGRYDTAFHSLFRTLDTAHHDDFHQPNFTGAAITKGGPREPWHDIHSRVEGPIAWDVLFNFEQRWRKQGGKDLLAPLRELEDVIIPPSPVTFPEDHETWNVQLFRSIDGGAAFGFPDTPEDAAKAGLISGKDNIIDRSIQDAYIHAIRRAKNFIYIENQYFLGSSFAWSNTDIKREDIGALHLIPKELSLKIVSKIEAGERFTVYVVVPMWPEGVPESASVQAILDWQRRTMEMMYKDIIQALRAKGSEEDPRNYLTFFCLGNREVKKSGEFEPSEKPDPDSDYQRAQEARRFMIYVHTKMMIGKYEYRTVIVCEKNLTKVS, from the exons ATGGCGCAAATTCTGCTTCATGGGACTCTCCACGCCACCATCTACGAGGTTGACAAGCTCCACGCTGGTGGGGGCGGCAATTTCTTCACCAAG CTCAAGCAAAACATTGAGGAGACTGTAGGTATTGGAAAGGGAGTTACTAAACTCTATGCAACCATTGATCTGGAGAAGGCAAGAGTAGGAAGGACTAGAATTATAGAAAATGAACATACTAATCCCAAATGGGAGGAGTCTTTTCACATTTATTGTGCCCATGTGGCTTCAGATATTATATTCACTGTGAAAGATGATAATCCCATCGGGGCAACTTTAATTGGAAGAGCATATGTTCCTGTTTCTGAGGTCTTGGATGGCCACGAAATAGATAGGTGGGTTGAAATCTTGGACACAGAGAAAAAGCCAATACAAGAGGGTTCAAAGATCCATGTGAAGCTGCAATATTTTGATGTCTCAAAAGACCGCAACTGGGCTCGAGGAATTAGAAGTCCAAAATACCCTGGAGTTCCCTATACTTTCTTCTCACAGAGGCAAGGATGTAAGGTATTTCTGTACCAAGATGCTCATGTACCTGATAACTTTGTACCTAAAATACCTCTTTCTGGAGGCAAGAATTATGAGGCTCATAGGTGTTGGGAGGATATATTTGATGCGATCACTAATGCAAAACACTTGATATACATTACTGGTTGGTCTGTTTATACGGAAATTTCCTTGGTAAGGGATTCTAGGAGGCCAAAGCCTGGGGGAGACCAAACACTCGGTGAGCTTCTCAAGAAAAAGGCAAGTGAAGGTGTTAAGGTATTGATGCTTGTTTGGGATGATAGAACATCAGTTGGTTTGTTGAAAAAGGATGGATTGATGGCTACTCATGATGAAGAAACCCAGCAGTTCTTCAGTGGCACTGATGTGCACTGTGTTTTATGCCCTCGCAATCCTGATGATGGTGGGAGCATTGTTCAAGATTTACAAATTTCTACCATGTTTACTCATCACCAGAAGATTGTGGTGGTTGACAGTGCATTGCCTGGAGGTGGAGGATCTGAGAAGCGAAGAATTGTGAGTTTTGTTGGGGGTATCGACCTCTGTGATGGAAGATATGACACTGCCTTTCACTCACTTTTCAGAACCCTAGACACAGCACACCATGATGATTTTCATCAGCCTAACTTTACTGGTGCTGCAATCACAAAAGGTGGTCCCAGGGAACCATGGCATGATATCCACTCCCGGGTCGAAGGACCCATTGCGTGGGATGTTTTGTTCAACTTTGAGCAGAGATGGAGAAAGCAAGGTGGGAAGGATTTACTTGCTCCTCTGAGAGAGCTTGAAGATGTCATTATTCCCCCATCCCCAGTAACGTTTCCTGAAGATCATGAGACCTGGAATGTTCAGCTATTTAGATCTATTGATGGTGGTGCTGCTTTTGGGTTCCCAGATACTCCTGAAGATGCTGCCAAAGCCGGACTCATTAGTGGGAAAGATAACATCATTGATCGTAGCATTCAAGATGCTTATATTCACGCTATTCGTCGTGCTAAGAATTTCATCTATATCGAAAATCAGTATTTCCTTGGAAGCTCATTTGCCTGGAGCAATACCGATATTAAGCGTGAAGACATTGGTGCATTGCATCTAATCCCAAAGGAACTTTCCCTTAAGATTGTTAGTAAGATTGAAGCTGGGGAAAGGTTCACCGTGTATGTCGTAGTCCCTATGTGGCCAGAGGGTGTCCCAGAAAGTGCATCAGTTCAGGCAATATTGGACTGGCAAAGGAGAACAATGGAGATGATGTACAAGGACATTATTCAGGCACTCAGAGCTAAGGGAAGCGAGGAAGATCCCCGAAACTACTTGACATTCTTCTGCCTTGGAAATCGAGAGGTGAAGAAGTCAGGAGAATTTGAGCCCTCCGAAAAACCAGATCCTGATTCAGATTATCAGAGAGCTCAAGAAGCCAGGCGTTTCATGATTTATGTTCATACCAAGATGATGATTGGTAAGTATGAATATCGTACTGTTATAGTTTGTGAAAAAAATCTTACAAAAGTTTCATGA